One Glycine soja cultivar W05 chromosome 2, ASM419377v2, whole genome shotgun sequence genomic region harbors:
- the LOC114399752 gene encoding probable inactive receptor-like protein kinase At3g56050, translated as MAKNRKLTRFKDLSIAFRFVAVFFLLQKLGLCCSLNEEGNALLKLRQRIVSDPFGALSNWIDDEVSVDPCNWFGVECSDGRVVVALNLKDLCLGGTLGPELVKLVNIKSIILRNNSFSGIIPEGFVELEELEVLDLGYNYFSGHLPADLRSDISLAILLLDNNDFLVGFSPEINELRMLSECQVDENKLTNAAKMPACTKRVTTWNIDQGKSTRGLLQQKAKPRTNQGHFYRVADPPVKSSPPPPSASPSASAKPPGPKLAPHRKNGSDSPPPHSTPGSGTLSKTESNSPKVHTFPILPGVIGGAVFLIFSSIGIYLCKTKVANVRPWATGLSGQLQKAFVTGAQKLRRSDLEAACEDFSNVIGTSPIGTLYKGTLSSGVEIAVAFVPVTSSRNWSKTLEAQFRSKIDTLSKVNHKNFVNLIGYCEEEDPFTRVLVFEYAPNGTLFEHLHIKEAEHLDWGTRLRVATGMAYCLQHMHQLDPPMTLIKLNSSAVYLTNDYAAKLSDLSFSNDITSAEARAIDMPIATPESNVYSFGVLLFEMVTGRLPYSVEHRDSLENWASHYLEGDQPLIEMVDPILVSYQEDQLEQVAALITSCVHPDPQQRPTMKDVSERLREITKITPESAVPKLSPLWWAELEIASAEAR; from the exons ATGGCCAAGAACAGGAAACTCACTCGGTTCAAGGATCTTTCTATAGCTTTTCGCTTTGTGGCAGTTTTTTTCTTGCTTCAGAAATTGGGGTTGTGTTGTTCTTTAAATGAAGAAG gTAATGCTCTTTTGAAGTTGAGGCAGCGAATAGTGAGTGACCCTTTTGGTGCTTTGTCAAATTGGATAGATGATGAAGTATCTGTTGACCCTTGTAATTGGTTTGGAGTTGAGTGCTCAGATGGAAGAGTTGTTGTGGCCTT GAATTTGAAGGATCTCTGCCTTGGAGGAACTCTGGGGCCTGAGCTTGTGAAACTTGTCAACATAAAATCTAT TATTTTGCGGAATAACTCTTTTTCTGGGATCATCCCTGAAGGATTTGTAGAATTGGAAGAATTGGAGGTTTTGGATTTGGGATACAACTACTTCAGTGGACATCTACCAGCTGATCTTAGGAGTGATATCTCACTAGCAATTCT TTTGCTGGATAACAATGATTTTCTTGTTGGTTTCTCTCCCGAAATAAATGAACTGAGGATGCTTTCTGAATGTCAAGTAGATGAAAATAAGTTAACTAATGCTGCTAAAATGCCAGCTTGTACAAAAAGAGTCACCACATG GAATATCGATCAAGGTAAAAGTACTCGTGGCCTACTACAACAAAAGGCTAAACCCCGTACTAATCAAGGCCATTTTTATCGTGTGGCTGATCCACCTGTCAAGagctctcctcctcctccctcTGCTTCCCCATCAGCCTCAGCAAAACCACCAGGGCCAAAGTTAGCTCCTCATAGGAAAAATGGTTCTGATTCTCCTCCTCCCCACTCTACACCAGGTTCTGGAACATTATCTAAAACTGAAAGCAACTCACCAAAGGTTCATACATTTCCTATTTTGCCCGGAGTCATAGGTGGTGCtgtgtttcttattttttcaagCATTGGCATATATCTTTGTAAAACAAAGGTAGCTAATGTCAGACCTTGGGCCACGGGACTAAGTGGACAGCTTCAGAAGGCATTTGTAACTG GTGCGCAAAAGCTAAGGAGATCAGATCTTGAAGCAGCATGTGAAGATTTTAGTAATGTAATTGGTACTTCACCCATCGGTACACTGTACAAAGGAACTTTGTCTAGTGGCGTTGAAATAGCTGTAGCTTTTGTTCCGGTAACATCATCCAGGAATTGGTCAAAGACTTTAGAAGCTCAATTTAGAAGCAAG ATAGATACATTGTCGAAAGTGAACCACAAGAATTTTGTCAATCTTATTGGATACTGTGAAGAAGAGGATCCTTTCACCAGAGTGTTGGTTTTTGAATATGCCCCAAACGGAACACTATTTGAGCATTTACACA TAAAAGAGGCTGAGCACTTGGATTGGGGAACAAGACTTAGAGTTGCAACGGGTATGGCTTATTGCCTGCAACATATGCACCAGTTGGACCCTCCTATGACCCTTATCAAGCTGAATTCTTCAGCCGTTTACCTCACCAATGACTACGCTGCCAAGCTTTCAGATTTAAGTTTCTCCAATGACATAACCTCAGCTGAGGCAAGAGCCATTGACATGCCAATAGCAACTCCAGAAAGTAATGTTTATAGCTTTGGTGTTCTACTATTTGAAATGGTCACGGGTCGTCTTCCTTATTCAGTGGAACATAGGGACTCACTTGAAAACTGGGCATCACACTATTTAGAAGGGGACCAGCCCCTCATAGAAATGGTGGATCCAATTCTAGTGTCTTACCAAGAGGATCAGCTGGAACAAGTTGCTGCATTGATTACATCTTGTGTCCACCCTGATCCACAGCAGAGACCAACAATGAAAGATGTGAGTGAGAGACTCAGAGAGATAACAAAAATAACACCTGAATCAGCAGTTCCAAAACTTTCTCCTCTTTGGTGGGCAGAACTTGAGATTGCTTCTGCAGAAGCACGCTGA
- the LOC114399766 gene encoding sorting and assembly machinery component 50 homolog gives MSNTEEEEEATPSNPNNHSQHSTNNDVEPRDDEDIEEDDDDVVQEPNRGIPQSAASKLREQRFKVESLSRRLSSELVPIRVHDVVINGNTKTKDWVIEAELKDIENATSMQELMQASQIAVARLQGLEIFDSCKVRLEAGPRELPNTANVIVDVVETDNKVSGEFGVYTKPSTSSWTAEGALKYKNLLGYGDLWDASLAYGANQATEVSVGVYAPRVKGFLTPIVTRISMLSQDWQESSSYKERLLGASLGLISTKHHDLAYTLGWRTLTDPSQMSSRSIRRQLGHGLVSSLKYTFKIDRRNSPIRPTKGYAFLSTTHVGGLTPDPRSLRFLRQEFDVRFAVPFGFYNTALNLGISAGAVFPWGHGFRTKSSPLPERFYLGGDFSPVCTLGGPTTLWGFKTRGLGPTEPRRQNRDGSNDDNVDSSGWDFVGGDLAVTAFADLSFDLPIRWLREHGIHGHVFAGSGNAAKLTQNEYKHFSPRKFLESFRMSVGCGVVIPTRLFRLEGNYFYILRKDEHDRGKTGFRFSFSAPS, from the exons ATGTCAAacactgaagaagaagaagaagcaactccTTCGAACCCTAACAATCACAGTCAACACTCCACCAACAACGATGTGGAACCTCGTGACGACGAAGACATCGAAGAAGACGACGACGACGTCGTTCAGGAACCGAATCGCGGAATTCCCCAATCCGCAGCGTCCAAGTTGCGGGAGCAGCGTTTCAAGGTGGAAAGCCTATCGCGGCGCTTGTCGTCGGAGCTGGTTCCGATCCGAGTCCACGACGTTGTCATAAACGGCAACACGAAGACGAAGGATTGGGTGATTGAAGCGGAGCTGAAAGACATCGAGAACGCCACCAGCATGCAGGAGCTTATGCAAGCCTCGCAAATCGCCGTTGCCAGGCTTCAGGGCCTCGAAATCTTCGATTCCTGCAAGGTTCGCCTCGAGGCTGGACCCCGAGAGCTTCCAAACACTGCCAATGTCATCGTCGACGTTGTCGAAACCGATAACAAAGTTTCCGGCGAATTCGGCGTTTATACCAAACCCTCG ACTAGTTCTTGGACTGCTGAAGGTGCTCTTAAGTATAAGAATTTGTTGGGTTATGGTGATCTATGGGATGCTTCTTTGGCCTATGGTGCCAACCAAGCAACCGAGGTGAGTGTAGGGGTGTATGCCCCTCGAGTTAAAGGATTTTTGACTCCTATTGTAACACGAATATCCATGCTTTCCCAAGATTGGCAAGAGTCTTCCTCATACAAAGAGCGGTTGTTGGGTGCATCTCTTGGCTTAATCTCAACAAAGCACCATGACTTAGCATACACTCTTGGATGGCGTACCTTAACAGATCCTTCACAGATGTCATCCAGGTCTATAAGGAGGCAGCTTGGGCATGGTTTAGTGTCATCTTTGAAGTATACTTTTAAAATTGATAGGAGAAATTCTCCTATTAGGCCAACTAAAGGATATGCTTTTCTTTCCACCACTCATGTTGGTGGCCTTACACCGGATCCCAGGAGCTTGCGGTTTCTACGTCAG GAGTTTGATGTTCGCTTTGCTGTCCCTTTTGGGTTTTACAATACAGCACTAAACCTTGGGATATCTGCTGGTGCTGTTTTTCCATGGGGGCATGGATTCAGAACCAAGTCTTCTCCCCTTCCAGAAAGGTTTTATTTGGGTGGTGATTTTTCTCCAGTTTGCACCCTAGGAGGACCAACAACATTATGGGGATTTAAAACTAGAGGATTAGGTCCTACTGAACCTCGGAGGCAAAATAGAGATGGGTCTAATGATGACAATGTTGATTCCTCTGGATGGGACTTCGTTGGTGGAGATCTTGCTGTTACTGCTTTTGCAGATCTCTCTTTCGATCTTCCAATTAGGTGGTTGAGAGAACATGGAATCCATGGGCATGTTTTTGCTGGTTCGGGGAATGCTGCTAAATTAACTCAGAATGAATATAAGCACTTCTCTCCTCGGAAGTTCTTAGAATCCTTTCGAATGTCAGTGGGATGTGGAGTTGTTATTCCTACTAGACTCTTCCGCCTAGAG GGTAACTACTTTTACATACTCAGAAAGGATGAACATGATCGTGGGAAGACTGGATTTAGGTTTAGCTTCTCAGCTCCATCATAG